A genomic region of Janthinobacterium lividum contains the following coding sequences:
- the tssJ gene encoding type VI secretion system lipoprotein TssJ gives MPFDAPLRRLARATAPLLPALLLAGCAGGAIGTLANAALQVAGVAKPPAELPDAQKPPRNVSIRLHAAQRLNTDAEGRPLALVARIYKLRQSAAFEQAPYDSFLDAQREKTALGADLMEVKEVLLVPGQRYEVQEKVSKEAYFIGVVALFRAPAVQRWRATFVAADAERGGITVGLHACALSVSGMAALSAPRCQ, from the coding sequence ATGCCATTTGACGCCCCGCTCCGCCGCCTGGCCCGCGCCACCGCGCCACTGCTGCCGGCCCTTCTGCTGGCCGGTTGTGCGGGCGGTGCCATCGGCACCCTGGCCAACGCGGCGCTGCAAGTGGCCGGCGTGGCCAAGCCGCCAGCGGAACTGCCCGACGCGCAAAAGCCGCCGCGCAATGTCAGCATCCGCCTGCACGCGGCGCAGCGCCTCAACACCGATGCCGAAGGCCGGCCGCTGGCGCTGGTGGCGCGCATCTACAAACTGCGCCAGAGCGCCGCCTTCGAGCAGGCGCCCTACGACAGCTTCCTCGACGCGCAGCGTGAAAAGACCGCGCTGGGCGCCGACCTGATGGAAGTGAAGGAAGTGCTGCTGGTGCCGGGCCAGCGCTACGAAGTGCAGGAAAAAGTCAGCAAGGAGGCATATTTCATCGGCGTGGTAGCCCTGTTCCGCGCGCCTGCGGTACAGCGCTGGCGCGCCACCTTTGTCGCCGCGGACGCGGAACGCGGCGGCATCACCGTCGGCCTGCACGCCTGCGCGCTGAGCGTCAGCGGCATGGCCGCGCTGTCGGCTCCGCGCTGCCAGTAG
- the tssK gene encoding type VI secretion system baseplate subunit TssK yields MGMAAKILWGEGLFLRPQHFQRQDQYHEARLHHTASALHPYLWGVAHMAWDLAALKTGTLRLHALSAIFRDGEVFESLGDGAPGSDTLPPPVDLEALPPAVQEVTYYAALPILNREGMNYTAQASTADTLAATRFAHAMRATPDLFTESAVADVAYLKKTVRLIPDSEARGSYDCLPLIALRRTVSGGFEPVPSFMAPSLAIAGAPRLQGVLEHLLDALQAKVSALHGHHREPSRNVIEFRSGDVSSFWLLHTVSTAAAALMHYVRHPALHPERLYEALLGLAGGLLSYSKHYTLASLPAYDHAQPGACFDAIDGIIRELLDTVISSKYFSIALLEDQPSYYLGKLDSGKIDQHTTLYLAIRAAMPAIELVDVVPLRVKVGAPDDVEKCVLTAMPGLKLSHAPQVPAAIPVRPDTYYFAIENRGVPYEQMLKAQSISVYVPAGIRDLQLELIAVTA; encoded by the coding sequence ATGGGCATGGCAGCGAAAATCTTGTGGGGAGAGGGCCTGTTCCTGCGGCCGCAGCATTTCCAGCGCCAGGACCAGTATCACGAAGCGCGCCTGCATCACACGGCCAGCGCGCTGCATCCCTACCTGTGGGGCGTGGCGCACATGGCGTGGGACCTGGCGGCGCTGAAGACGGGCACCTTGCGCCTGCATGCCCTGTCGGCGATCTTCCGCGACGGCGAAGTGTTCGAGTCGCTGGGCGACGGCGCGCCCGGCAGCGATACCCTGCCCCCGCCCGTGGACCTGGAAGCGCTGCCGCCGGCGGTGCAGGAAGTGACGTATTACGCGGCGCTGCCCATCCTCAACCGCGAAGGCATGAATTACACGGCGCAGGCATCGACGGCAGACACGCTGGCGGCCACGCGCTTTGCGCACGCCATGCGCGCCACGCCCGACCTGTTTACGGAGTCCGCCGTGGCCGACGTGGCCTACCTGAAGAAGACCGTGCGGCTGATTCCCGACAGCGAGGCACGTGGTTCCTACGATTGCCTGCCGCTGATCGCCCTGCGGCGCACGGTATCGGGCGGCTTCGAACCCGTGCCCTCGTTCATGGCCCCCAGCCTGGCCATCGCCGGCGCACCGCGCCTGCAGGGCGTGCTGGAACACCTGCTCGACGCCTTGCAGGCGAAGGTGAGCGCGCTGCACGGCCACCACCGCGAACCGAGCCGCAACGTGATCGAGTTCCGCTCCGGCGACGTGTCCTCGTTCTGGCTGCTGCACACGGTCAGCACGGCCGCCGCCGCGCTGATGCACTATGTGCGCCATCCGGCCCTGCATCCGGAGCGCCTGTACGAAGCGCTGCTGGGACTGGCGGGCGGCCTGCTCAGCTACTCCAAGCATTACACCCTGGCCAGCCTGCCCGCCTACGACCACGCGCAACCGGGCGCCTGCTTCGACGCCATCGACGGCATCATCCGCGAACTGCTCGACACCGTCATCTCGTCGAAGTATTTTTCCATCGCCCTGCTCGAGGACCAGCCGTCGTACTACCTGGGCAAGCTCGATTCGGGCAAGATCGACCAGCACACCACCTTGTACCTGGCGATCCGCGCCGCCATGCCCGCCATCGAACTGGTGGACGTGGTGCCGCTGCGCGTGAAAGTGGGCGCGCCCGACGACGTGGAAAAATGCGTGCTCACGGCCATGCCCGGCCTGAAACTGTCGCATGCGCCGCAAGTGCCGGCCGCCATTCCCGTGCGCCCCGACACCTATTATTTTGCGATTGAAAACCGTGGCGTGCCATATGAACAGATGCTCAAGGCACAGTCGATCTCCGTGTACGTGCCGGCCGGCATACGCGACCTGCAGCTGGAACTGATCGCGGTGACGGCATGA
- the icmH gene encoding type IVB secretion system protein IcmH/DotU, whose protein sequence is MSQLIERRAAPSLLGQRGSAPTGSSRHAGSALLDLMHEGFYMLFMLKHGSAPGDEQSFMDRITAFLDDFEREAKKIRADGDDIAAAKYAFCAAVDEIILASPFALRKQWERRPLQLLIFGDQLAGEHFFDRLDALRGKGAMRVQALQVFHMCLLLGFQGKYAIDGGEKLSYLTARLGDEIAHIKGKSRGFAPRAERPDQVVNKRGSDVPLWALSSFFALLAICAYLGLKTHLTRGTQTTLAAYADLVKLAPRPAHLTITLP, encoded by the coding sequence ATGAGCCAGCTCATCGAACGGCGCGCAGCGCCCTCCCTGCTGGGACAACGCGGTTCCGCCCCAACCGGCAGCAGCCGGCATGCCGGCAGCGCCCTGCTGGACCTGATGCACGAAGGCTTTTATATGCTGTTCATGCTGAAGCACGGTTCGGCACCCGGCGACGAGCAAAGCTTCATGGACCGCATCACGGCCTTCCTCGACGACTTCGAGCGCGAAGCAAAAAAGATCCGCGCCGATGGCGACGATATCGCGGCAGCCAAGTATGCGTTTTGCGCGGCCGTCGATGAAATCATCCTGGCCTCGCCTTTCGCCCTGCGCAAGCAGTGGGAGCGGCGCCCGCTGCAGCTGCTGATCTTTGGCGACCAGCTGGCCGGCGAACACTTTTTCGACCGCCTCGACGCCTTGCGCGGCAAGGGCGCCATGCGCGTGCAGGCGCTGCAGGTCTTCCACATGTGTTTATTGCTGGGATTCCAGGGCAAGTATGCGATCGACGGCGGCGAAAAACTCAGCTACCTGACGGCACGCCTGGGCGACGAGATCGCCCACATCAAGGGCAAGAGCCGTGGCTTCGCGCCGCGCGCGGAACGCCCCGACCAGGTGGTCAACAAGCGCGGCAGCGACGTACCGCTGTGGGCGCTGTCGAGCTTTTTCGCCCTGCTGGCCATCTGCGCCTACCTGGGCCTGAAAACCCATCTGACGCGCGGCACGCAAACGACCCTGGCCGCGTATGCGGACCTGGTCAAGCTGGCGCCGCGCCCGGCGCACCTGACCATCACGCTGCCCTGA
- a CDS encoding OmpA family protein, whose protein sequence is MKYPVILLLLAAAAPCHAQAQAPQTPMPGQILVTGTLADEAGKAAVLARLRELYGAERVVDQIAIGSVAVPANWNAYVHKLIAPNLKLISRGQISIDGNNVSVRGEVANEAQRQQIASDIATSLNPTYVVNNGLRVKAAEAEQGLLDAALDKRIIEFDSGKASITPAGLAILDEMAAAMLRLRGRKVEVIGHTDDTGLRASNVALSQARAEAVRAYLASKGVAADSVLVSGQGPDRPVASNATADGRARNRRIEFRIAQ, encoded by the coding sequence ATGAAATATCCTGTCATTCTCCTGCTGCTTGCTGCAGCCGCTCCCTGCCACGCGCAGGCGCAAGCGCCCCAGACACCGATGCCGGGGCAGATTCTTGTCACGGGCACCCTGGCCGACGAGGCGGGCAAGGCGGCCGTGCTGGCCCGCCTGCGCGAACTGTATGGCGCCGAGCGCGTGGTCGACCAGATCGCCATCGGCAGCGTGGCCGTGCCGGCCAACTGGAACGCCTACGTGCACAAGCTGATCGCGCCGAACCTGAAGCTGATTTCACGGGGGCAGATCAGTATCGACGGCAATAACGTCAGCGTGCGCGGCGAAGTGGCGAACGAGGCGCAGCGCCAGCAGATCGCCAGTGACATCGCCACCAGCCTCAATCCCACCTACGTCGTCAACAACGGCTTGCGGGTCAAGGCGGCGGAGGCGGAGCAGGGCTTGCTCGATGCGGCGCTGGATAAACGCATCATCGAATTCGACAGCGGCAAGGCATCTATCACGCCGGCGGGCCTGGCCATCCTCGACGAGATGGCGGCCGCCATGCTCAGGCTGCGGGGCCGCAAGGTGGAGGTGATCGGCCACACCGACGACACGGGCCTGCGCGCCAGCAATGTGGCCTTGAGCCAGGCGCGCGCCGAAGCCGTGCGCGCCTACCTGGCCAGCAAGGGCGTCGCCGCCGATTCGGTGCTGGTGTCGGGCCAGGGACCGGACCGTCCCGTGGCCAGCAACGCCACGGCCGATGGCCGGGCGAGGAACCGGCGCATCGAATTCAGGATCGCACAGTAG
- the tagF gene encoding type VI secretion system-associated protein TagF, translated as MMRAAQQVRLGYFGKIPARGDFIKACDNHALVQLLDDWLAQVMTALTVEPRWKLNYDALPPLRFAFVGTRSRRAIAGRLEASNDQSLRRFPFMAMGALEVDDAETFVACSPLALAPLWQRVEQLSRGIVASAEPGPALLALAGNVVEVEPAAPDHAARLAAFLQAQTVHGLQTLLASPAFPVTVRELLLGLGMLLQPVRQSGLPRLEKSLVLPLPQDAQLRELVASLWLHLIAPFLSLADFELALFFSHLDEAPVLVIGFCGADPHGLRALIDPQAGCERLIVFDQLDWVEEQLGRDAALRRFSACLQQEQLSLRSACAMFADTFV; from the coding sequence ATGATGCGCGCGGCGCAGCAGGTGCGCCTCGGCTACTTTGGCAAGATTCCCGCACGGGGCGACTTCATCAAGGCTTGCGACAATCACGCGCTGGTGCAGCTGCTCGACGACTGGCTGGCGCAGGTCATGACTGCCCTGACGGTGGAACCGCGCTGGAAGCTCAATTACGACGCCTTGCCGCCGCTGCGCTTTGCCTTCGTCGGCACGCGCAGCCGGCGCGCCATCGCCGGGCGCCTGGAAGCGAGCAATGACCAGTCGTTGCGGCGCTTTCCCTTCATGGCAATGGGCGCGCTGGAAGTCGATGACGCGGAGACCTTTGTCGCTTGCAGTCCGCTGGCGCTGGCGCCGCTGTGGCAGCGGGTGGAGCAGCTGTCGCGAGGCATCGTGGCCAGCGCCGAACCGGGGCCGGCCCTGCTGGCGCTGGCCGGCAACGTGGTCGAAGTCGAACCGGCGGCACCTGATCATGCGGCGCGGCTGGCTGCCTTCTTGCAGGCGCAGACGGTGCACGGCTTGCAGACGCTGCTGGCATCGCCCGCGTTTCCCGTGACGGTGCGCGAACTGCTGCTGGGCCTGGGCATGCTGCTGCAGCCGGTGCGCCAGAGCGGCTTGCCGCGCCTGGAAAAAAGCCTGGTGCTGCCGCTGCCGCAGGACGCGCAGCTGCGCGAGCTGGTGGCCAGCTTGTGGCTGCACCTGATCGCGCCTTTTCTGAGCCTGGCCGATTTCGAACTGGCGCTGTTCTTTTCCCACCTCGACGAGGCGCCCGTGCTGGTGATCGGCTTTTGCGGCGCCGACCCGCATGGCTTGCGCGCGCTGATCGATCCGCAGGCCGGCTGCGAACGGCTGATCGTGTTCGATCAGCTCGACTGGGTCGAGGAGCAGCTGGGACGCGATGCCGCGCTGCGCCGTTTTTCCGCCTGCCTGCAGCAGGAACAGCTGTCGCTGCGCTCGGCCTGCGCCATGTTTGCCGATACCTTTGTCTGA